In Clarias gariepinus isolate MV-2021 ecotype Netherlands chromosome 9, CGAR_prim_01v2, whole genome shotgun sequence, a single window of DNA contains:
- the slc25a27 gene encoding mitochondrial uncoupling protein 4, with protein MGLVQEISNWPKVSKFTVSACAASVAELVTFPLDLTKTRLQIQGENAPEKLSKSGSVKPVYRGMLHTAVGIVREEGPLKLWQGATPAIFRHIVYSGGRMLAYEQLRDFVLGKSEDGSFPFWKAAFAGMVSGALGQFLASPTDLVKVQMQMEGRRRLEGKPPRVHGVIHAFVKIAREGGIRGLWAGWVPNVQRAALVNLGDLTTYDSVKHFLLRHSSIGDNCLCHGIASTCSGLVAAMMGTPADVVKTRIMNQPCDSNGRGLLYKSSIDCLVQSVRAEGLLTLYKGFIPTWLRMAPWSMTFWLTFEQIRCAVGISSF; from the exons ATGGGACTCGTGCAAGAAATCTCAAACTGGCCTAAAGTATCAAAGTTCACTGTGTCTGCATGTGCTGCCAGTGTGGCTGAACTGG TAACGTTCCCTCTTGATCTTACAAAAACGAGGCTTCAAATACAAGGTGAAAATGCTCCTGAGAAGCTCAGCAAGAGTGGAAGTGTAAAGCCTGTGTATAGAGGAATGCTCCACACAGCTGTGGGAATAGTGCGAGAAGAAGGACCACTAAAATTATGGCAAGGGGCAACACCTGCAATCTTCAGACATATAG tttattcagGGGGCAGGATGCTAGCCTACGAACAGCTCCGGGATTTTGTCTTGGGAAAATCGGAAGATGGCAGCTTTCCTTTTTG GAAGGCTGCATTTGCTGGCATGGTATCTGGTGCTCTTGGCCAATTCTTGGCCAGCCCCACTGATCTGGTTAAGGTACAGATGCAAATGGAAGGGAGAAGAAGGCTGGAAGGCAAACCACCACG AGTTCATGGGGTTATTCATGCCTTTGTGAAGATTGCGCGGGAAGGAGGGATCCGGGGCCTCTGGGCTGGTTGGGTGCCCAATGTACAGAGAGCGGCTTTGGTCAACCTAGGAG ACCTTACAACCTATGACAGCGTGAAGCACTTTTTACTAAGACATAGTTCTATAGGGGACAACTGTCTGTGTCATGGAATAGCAAG CACTTGTTCTGGTCTAGTAGCAGCTATGATGGGAACACCAGCTGATGTAGTAAAGACGAGAATAATGAACCAACCTTGTGATTCAAATGGAAG GGGTCTCCTGTACAAGTCATCCATAGACTGCCTGGTTCAGTCTGTTAGAGCAGAGGGATTATTGACACTTTATAAAGGCTTCATACCAACCTGGTTAAGAATG GCTCCCTGGTCTATGACATTTTGGCTAACCTTTGAGCAAATCAGATGTGCCGTGGGAATTAGTTCATTCTAA
- the LOC128530644 gene encoding costars family protein ABRACL, which produces MNVDHEVTLLVNEIHRLGSKNTDGKISVKFGVLFNDDKCANLFEALLGTLKAAKQKKIVTFPGELLLQGVHDNVDVILLQE; this is translated from the exons ATGAATGTGGATCATGAAGTCACACTCCTTGTCAATGAGATTCACAGGCTTGGCAGCAAAA ATACAGATGGTAAAATCAGTGTCAAATTCGGTGTCCTGTTTAACGATGACAAGTGTGCCAACCTCTTTGAGGCACTGCTTGGGACACTCAAAGCAGCCAAGCAGAAGAAGATCGTCACATTTCCGGGCGAGCTTTTACTTCAAGGAGTTCATGACAACGTTGATGTTATATTACTGCAGGAATAA